A single genomic interval of Deltaproteobacteria bacterium harbors:
- a CDS encoding SDR family oxidoreductase, with the protein MPRILITGGAGFIGSHLCDYYVAKGFDVIAMDNLLTGSVDNIAHITAENFTFIKHNITSYIYLDGPLDYILHFASPASPIDYLELPIQTLKVGALGTHNTLGLAKAKGARFLLASTSEVYGDPLVHPQTEDYWGNVNPIGPRGVYDEAKRFAEAIAMAYQRFHGVETRIVRIFNTFGPRMRLRDGRVVPAFGSQALRGEPITVFGDGRQTRSFCYVSDLVRGIDRLLMSDYPLPVNLGNPREMTILEFAKKIIEVTGSRSEIVFKPLPEDDPKVRQPDISLAKEILGWQPEVSLEDGLKITFDYFRSRIDRLNPAAQ; encoded by the coding sequence ATGCCGCGCATTCTCATCACCGGCGGCGCGGGATTCATCGGATCGCACCTGTGCGACTACTACGTCGCCAAGGGATTCGACGTCATCGCGATGGACAATTTGCTGACCGGCTCGGTCGACAACATCGCGCACATCACCGCCGAGAATTTCACGTTCATCAAGCACAACATCACGAGCTACATCTACCTCGACGGGCCGCTCGACTACATCCTGCACTTCGCGTCGCCTGCGTCGCCCATCGACTACCTCGAACTGCCGATCCAGACGCTCAAGGTCGGCGCGCTCGGCACGCACAACACCCTCGGCCTCGCCAAGGCCAAGGGCGCGCGGTTCCTGCTCGCGAGCACGAGCGAGGTCTACGGCGATCCTCTGGTGCATCCGCAGACCGAGGACTACTGGGGCAACGTCAACCCCATCGGCCCGCGCGGCGTTTATGACGAAGCCAAGCGCTTCGCCGAGGCGATCGCGATGGCCTATCAGCGCTTCCACGGCGTCGAGACGCGCATCGTGCGCATCTTCAACACCTTCGGTCCGCGCATGCGTCTGCGCGACGGTCGCGTGGTACCCGCGTTCGGCAGCCAGGCGCTGCGCGGCGAGCCGATCACCGTCTTCGGCGACGGCCGGCAGACGCGCTCGTTCTGTTATGTCTCCGACCTCGTGCGCGGCATCGACCGTCTGCTCATGAGCGACTACCCGCTGCCCGTCAACCTCGGCAATCCGCGCGAGATGACGATTCTCGAATTCGCGAAGAAGATCATCGAGGTCACCGGGAGCCGTAGCGAGATCGTGTTCAAACCGCTCCCCGAGGACGATCCCAAGGTCCGCCAACCCGACATCTCGCTCGCGAAGGAAATTCTCGGTTGGCAGCCCGAGGTATCGCTCGAAGACGGTCTGAAAATCACCTTCGACTACTTCCGGTCCCGAATCGACCGACTGAATCCGGCCGCGCAGTGA